A window from Citrus sinensis cultivar Valencia sweet orange chromosome 5, DVS_A1.0, whole genome shotgun sequence encodes these proteins:
- the LOC127902803 gene encoding uncharacterized protein LOC127902803 yields MHHEIKLRIEVINVLLLHFLNHPTSLKFSEIPYTSWEIYTNNHKSFGFFHPNPPNKFLSTLAIKQPLRPKYPSLSSLPQHSLSLISPKPNQLPSSVATSALVGGGSIPHRRPIYDLQPSTKPRYMTKSESLDIEVGKMYFRYADHFPSRISSMCKLSSVVKVIEEKLTKRQLNVFKKDIFGHFLECRSFPFSGVILHNFLLRQVAHEEDSREDQLWFQIGKHLIRLSIVEWCLVTGLSYSVDTKLKNNEMEHRLRNTYFGGVHCKINVNEFDALFKKLKFEEMDDMDALKIALFYFVDRVLNARKNHCQINFDWLNQVDDIEYFRKRPWGLLSWEMIYESLDNVLFEKDEKFKRTRLKNLDHNIEKYNFY; encoded by the exons atgcATCACGAAATCAAATTACGAATAGAGGTCATAAATGTCCTGCTCCTGCATTTTCTTAATCATCCCACTTCTCTCAAATTCTCTGAAATCCCTTATACGtcttgggaaatttacaccaATAACCATAAAAGTTTTGGTTTTTTCCATCCTAATCCCCCAAacaaatttctatcaacattagccataaaacaacctttgagaccaaaatacccctctctctcatctctcccccaacaCTCCCTTTCactcatctctcccaaaccgaACCAACTCCCATCATCGGTGGCAACATCAGCCCTCGTCGGCGGCGGCTCCATCCCTCATCGGCGTCCGATCTACGATCTACagccttcaacaaaacctag ataCATGACGAAATCAGAATCACTGGATATCGAAGTAGGCAAGATGTATTTTCGTTATGCCGATCACTTTCCTAGTCGAATTTCGAGCATGTGTAAGTTATCTTCGGTTGTAAAAGTCATtgaggaaaaattaacaaagcggCAGTTGAATGTGTTCAAAAAGgatatatttgggcatttctTGGAGTGTCGAAGTTTTCCATTTAGTGGGGTAATTTTGCACAATTTTTTACTGAGGCAAGTGGCCCATGAAGAAGATAGCCGTGAGGATcagttatggtttcaaattggtAAGCATTTGATTCGCTTGTCAATTGTCGAATGGTGCTTGGTTACTGGACTTTCATATAGTGTTGATactaaactaaaaaataatgaaatggaGCATAGGCTACGAAATACGTATTTTGGTGGTGTGCATTGTAAGATCAATGTTAACGAATTCGATGCATTATTTAAGAAGTTGAAATTCGAGGAAATGGATGATATGGACGCATTAAAGATTGCgctcttttattttgtggACAGAGtactaaatgcaagaaaaaatcactgtcaaatcaatttcgaTTGGCTTAACCAAGTTGATGATATAGAGTACTTCCGAAAGCGTCCATGGGGTCTATTGTCGTGGGAAATGATTTACGAGAGTCTTGACAATGTACTGTTTGAGAAAGACGAGAAATTTAAGAGGACTCGGTTGAAAAATCTAGATCATAACattgaaaaatacaatttttattaa
- the LOC102629844 gene encoding protein BONZAI 3-like isoform X7, giving the protein MGLCLSGSDVRGGKQAVGGAQLRPTSAADHTNVSGQNDPVDFFFKSRGLQALFTQIELSLSASKLRDLDIASKSDPMAVVYAKKRDGRLEEIGRTEVIMNNLNPAWIGKISIAFQFEIVQPLLFRVYDVDTKYHNIPVKMLKLEDQDFLGEASCVLSEIVTKQNRTLTLKLHNNYGLRVSRNFGTLSVHAEETVASKSAVEIAFRCSHLQNVDLFSKSDPFLRISRIVESGNSVPIYKTEVINNNLNPIWRPITLSMQQFVSKENPLIIECFDFNTSGNHVLMGKIQKSVGDLEKLHQERTGATFMLPSTQRGHDKVLKSQLFIEKFVEKEQYSFLDYISSGFELNFMVAVDFTASNGNPRNPNSLHYIDPSGRLNSYQQAITEIGEVIQFYDSDRRFPAWGFGGKTFDGTVSHCFNLNGRAGGFEVDGVEGIMAAYASALNNVSLAGPTLFGQVINTAARIAGQSLSYDRRKYFVLLIITDGVLTDLQETKDALVRASDLPLSILIVGVGGADFTQMEILDADNFVGRFLMLIMAVDKRALPIG; this is encoded by the exons ATGGGATTGTGTTTGTCTGGGAGTGATGTGAGGGGAGGGAAACAAGCCGTAGGTGGGGCCCAGCTCCGGCCCACCAGCGCGGCTGATCACACCAATGTCTCTGGTCAAAACGACCCCgttgatttcttcttcaaatctCGCGGTCTTCAAGCCCTTTTCACCCAAATCGAG TTATCTTTATCTGCTTCAAAGTTGCGTGATCTTGACATCGCATCAAAG AGTGATCCCATGGCAGTTGTGTATGCAAAGAAAAGAGATGGGAGGCTGGAGGAGATTGGACGTACAGAGGTGATTATGAACAATCTGAATCCTGCTTGGATTGGAAAGATTTCAATTGCTTTTCAGTTTGAGATCGTCCAGCCCTTGCT CTTTCGTGTGTATGATGTGGATACCAAGTATCACAATATTCCAGTGAAG ATGCTAAAGTTGGAGGATCAAGACTTCCTGGGAGAAGCTAGTTGTGTTCTCTCTGAG ATAGTGACCAAACAAAATCGAACTTTAACCTTAAAACTCCATAACAATTATGGACTTCGAGTTTCAAGAAACTTTGGGACACTCTCTGTCCATGCTGAGGAAACGGTTGCTTCCAAGAGTGCTGTTGAAATAGCATTCCGTTGCTCGCATTTGCAAAATGTAGACCTGTTTTCCAAAAGT GATCCATTCTTAAGAATATCTAGAATTGTTGAGAGTGGAAATTCTGTTCCTATCTACAAGACGGAGGTGATAAACAATAACTTGAATCCCATTTGGAGACCAATAACTTTGAGCATGCAGCAATTTGTGAGCAAG GAAAACCCATTAATCATTGAATGTTTTGATTTCAATACCAGTGGAAATCACGTACTGATGGG taaaattcagAAATCAGTTGGAGACCTGGAGAAACTTCATCAAGAAAGAACTGGTGCAACTTTTATGTTACCATCAACTCAACGCGGCCATGACAAG GTTCTGAAAAGTCAGTtgtttattgaaaagtttGTTGAGAAAGAGCAATATAGTTTTCTGGATTACATATCTAGTGGCTTTGAGTTGAATTTTATGGTTGCAGTCGACTTTACAG CTTCAAATGGAAATCCTCGAAATCCAAATTCTTTGCACTATATTGATCCTTCAGGCAGATTGAATTCTTACCAGCAG GCAATAACGGAAATTGGGGAGGTCATACAATTTTATGATTCCGATAGACGCTTTCCTGCATGGGGATTTGGAGGGAAGACATTTGATGGCACTGTATCACATTGTTTTAACTTGAATGGAAGAGCAGGTGGCTTTGAG gTAGATGGAGTTGAAGGCATTATGGCTGCTTATGCAAGCGCTCTAAACAATGTTTCTTTGGCAGGACCGACTCTGTTTGGTCAAGTGATCAACACAGCTGCACGAATTGCTGGACAGTCCCTCTCATACGACAGACGCAAGTATTTCGTCTTACTCATTATAACG GATGGAGTTCTGACAGATCTCCAAGAAACGAAAGATGCTTTGGTAAGGGCTTCTGATCTTCCCTTGTCAATTCTAATTGTGGGTGTGGGAGGTGCAGATTTTACACAAATGGAG ATTCTTGATGCTGATAACTTTGTTGGCAGATTCTTGATGCTGATAATGGCTGTAGATAAGAGAGCTCTACCGATTGGGTAG